One window of the Niallia circulans genome contains the following:
- a CDS encoding LacI family DNA-binding transcriptional regulator, translating into MATILDIARLSVVSKSTVSRVINNHPHVSEDSRRRVMEAIEKLSFVRNAQGVNLRKQSTKTIGVTIPDLDHPYFSPLVSMITAKCRKAGYKIVVFQTFYSIEEEYDIYDKLAENELDAVIITHTLLDEKKIRQRTREKLLLICNEPLQTTYLDVFSLDEREAIYYATQLLLKEGRRNLLFCADKEETPLQRQRWDGFQQAHLDLNKTCGIHQKVSGHSTIEEGIRLGDEMFSGRFDYDGILAGSDFLAAGLLSAAKKHGVSVPKDFSIIGFDNHPICLTTSPALSSIQNQTKRMIEDLINCLLDRLAGKEFPAIRKIYTGDLVIRGT; encoded by the coding sequence ATGGCTACCATTCTAGATATAGCCCGGCTTAGCGTTGTTTCTAAGTCTACGGTATCACGCGTGATCAATAACCATCCTCATGTTTCAGAAGACAGTCGAAGAAGAGTGATGGAAGCGATTGAGAAGTTGTCGTTTGTGCGAAATGCACAAGGCGTTAACCTTAGAAAACAGTCAACCAAAACAATTGGTGTGACGATTCCTGACCTTGACCACCCATATTTTAGTCCACTTGTTAGCATGATTACAGCAAAATGCAGAAAAGCTGGCTATAAGATTGTCGTTTTTCAAACCTTTTATTCTATTGAGGAGGAATATGACATTTATGATAAGTTAGCAGAAAATGAACTGGATGCAGTAATTATCACCCATACTTTATTGGACGAGAAGAAAATTAGGCAGCGAACGAGAGAAAAACTATTGCTTATTTGCAATGAGCCACTCCAAACAACATATTTAGATGTCTTTTCACTTGATGAAAGAGAAGCCATTTATTATGCTACCCAACTCCTGCTGAAGGAAGGACGCCGCAACCTATTATTTTGTGCGGATAAAGAAGAAACGCCACTTCAGCGGCAAAGATGGGATGGATTTCAGCAAGCGCATCTTGACTTAAATAAAACATGTGGCATTCATCAGAAAGTAAGTGGACACTCTACGATTGAAGAAGGAATACGACTAGGAGATGAAATGTTTTCAGGTCGTTTTGATTATGATGGCATACTTGCAGGCAGTGATTTCTTAGCAGCCGGGCTATTGTCAGCAGCAAAAAAACATGGAGTTTCTGTGCCAAAGGATTTCTCCATCATTGGTTTTGACAACCACCCAATTTGTCTGACAACCTCTCCTGCCTTATCTAGCATCCAAAATCAGACTAAACGGATGATTGAAGATTTAATTAACTGTTTATTAGATCGACTTGCTGGTAAAGAATTTCCTGCGATCAGAAAAATTTATACAGGGGATCTAGTGATAAGGGGGACATAA
- a CDS encoding carboxymuconolactone decarboxylase family protein, with the protein MARINESKNGETPFQRLLGYNVDVLNGWNQLGDVLEKDLNLSSHLKEQVRRTLAQSNGCEYCKAKGKPEPHLFDEKTSIAVGFAEAFLKQKGDISDAQFNILKEYLSEAEISELIAFITFTTASQYFGAIMKLEPVTI; encoded by the coding sequence ATGGCAAGAATTAATGAATCAAAAAACGGTGAAACACCTTTTCAAAGACTCTTAGGATATAATGTAGATGTCTTAAATGGATGGAATCAATTAGGAGATGTGTTGGAAAAAGATTTGAATCTATCATCCCATCTAAAAGAACAAGTAAGAAGAACCTTAGCACAAAGCAATGGGTGTGAATATTGCAAGGCAAAGGGAAAACCTGAACCCCACCTGTTCGATGAAAAAACGTCGATTGCAGTAGGGTTTGCAGAAGCCTTTTTGAAGCAAAAAGGGGATATTTCAGATGCCCAATTTAATATATTGAAAGAGTATCTTTCAGAAGCGGAAATCAGTGAGCTTATTGCATTTATCACCTTTACTACCGCTTCCCAATATTTTGGCGCAATAATGAAATTAGAGCCTGTGACAATATAA
- a CDS encoding MurR/RpiR family transcriptional regulator: protein MQSAVLLKIKSLESTFTASEYDIGQFVIENPDYVITNTITNLAKKTNTSEASINRFCKKIGYKGFNKFKISLAQSNTQIEKLKEEEINESNLLEYITLDYQKMLTNTCALLNTKDVEDAASLLTLSRKIFILSVYNTSFISEEFAFKLKQIGLDVTILKENLEAQLAIENMNSDSILIAVVPSVISKDIIPFLTKIKKKDVKVILITSNDNPKTNDLINIKFITPDPVTSNNSLVITNSPMISLVFDIIYATILRDNRGLRQRKLSSDMIINSFQSADSAIYEW, encoded by the coding sequence ATGCAATCAGCAGTATTATTAAAGATAAAATCACTTGAATCTACTTTTACTGCTAGTGAGTATGATATCGGCCAATTTGTTATCGAAAATCCAGATTATGTTATTACCAATACAATTACCAATCTAGCAAAAAAAACCAATACCTCTGAAGCGAGTATTAATAGATTTTGCAAAAAAATTGGATATAAGGGATTTAACAAGTTTAAGATTTCTCTCGCTCAAAGTAATACTCAGATAGAGAAGTTAAAAGAAGAAGAAATTAATGAATCCAACCTTCTTGAATACATTACATTAGATTATCAAAAAATGTTAACGAATACCTGTGCACTATTAAATACGAAAGATGTTGAAGATGCTGCATCATTGTTAACGTTATCAAGAAAAATCTTTATTCTATCTGTTTACAATACTTCATTTATTAGTGAAGAATTTGCATTTAAATTGAAGCAAATTGGCTTAGATGTGACCATCTTAAAGGAAAATCTGGAAGCACAATTAGCTATTGAAAATATGAATAGTGACTCTATTCTTATCGCAGTTGTCCCATCAGTAATTAGTAAAGATATCATCCCTTTCCTTACTAAAATTAAAAAGAAGGATGTAAAAGTAATATTAATTACTAGCAATGATAATCCAAAAACAAATGATTTAATAAATATTAAATTCATAACACCAGATCCTGTAACATCTAATAATTCCTTAGTGATAACAAATTCACCTATGATTTCTCTTGTTTTCGATATAATTTACGCAACAATTCTACGGGATAATCGTGGGCTACGGCAAAGAAAGCTAAGCAGTGATATGATCATTAATTCATTTCAGTCTGCTGACTCTGCTATTTATGAATGGTAA
- a CDS encoding hydantoinase/oxoprolinase family protein produces the protein MTRKVRIGIDVGGTFTDAVAVDNETYDVIAKLKIPTTHEDGVARGIVKIIQKLLSENNIDPEDVIFIAHGTTQATNALLEGDVAKVGIIGMGTGMDARTAKKETDIKQIELAPNKYLASEHTFIDSSRISKEEIEKSIQELVNKDCQVIVASEAYSVDDSENEQTVIETAQNQKLYATGGHEISQLYGLKMRTRTAVVNASLIPKMMQTANMTETAVLDTNIQTNLMIMRCDGGVMSINEVRQRPILTMLSGLAAGVAGALMYEKVSDGIFFEVGGTSVDISVIKNGKVMIKYAQVGGHKTYLRSLDVRTLAVAGGSMIRVKENKIVDVGPRSAHIAGLEYECFCDKDNLANPSITFVSPREGDPNEYVIIESASGHKYSYTLAGAANLLGYVPNGDYAFAKEESNKIAWDTLGEYLGITGKEAAEQVLKLAIDKLDPVINQLIDEYEMDRNFITLVGGGGSGAIVVPALAKYFNYKWKLAKNAPYISTIGVALAMVREQIERSITNPDDQDIKKIRADVMEKIIKSGAKEETVEVNIEIDSQRNIVRAVATGATELRQKNLGATDVTENDLKRITSEAMGIEPTNVRYIANVGRWNLMDAIVIKKRFFFKAKQTNVCLIDREGVIRFKHSNAHYLKFQKSQSDTDFLTFIDEHTIYSDANATIPKVFLFYKEKMLDLTGMQTIEQLTSIMELETENLTPNDEIIAVAYK, from the coding sequence ATGACAAGAAAAGTAAGAATAGGAATTGACGTTGGCGGTACATTTACAGACGCTGTAGCAGTTGATAATGAAACATATGATGTAATTGCTAAATTAAAGATTCCAACAACCCATGAAGATGGTGTTGCACGAGGTATTGTGAAAATTATCCAAAAGTTATTAAGTGAGAATAACATTGATCCAGAAGATGTAATTTTTATTGCACATGGTACAACCCAAGCGACCAATGCTTTATTGGAAGGAGACGTTGCTAAAGTTGGAATTATTGGTATGGGAACTGGAATGGATGCTAGAACTGCTAAAAAAGAAACAGACATTAAGCAAATTGAACTTGCTCCAAATAAATATTTAGCTTCTGAACATACGTTTATAGATTCGTCGAGAATATCTAAAGAAGAAATTGAAAAGAGTATACAAGAATTAGTGAATAAAGATTGCCAAGTCATTGTAGCAAGCGAGGCATATTCCGTTGATGATTCAGAAAATGAACAAACGGTTATTGAAACTGCCCAAAATCAAAAGCTCTACGCTACAGGGGGACATGAAATCTCACAATTATACGGACTGAAAATGCGCACCCGTACTGCTGTTGTTAATGCATCATTGATTCCGAAAATGATGCAAACAGCAAATATGACAGAAACAGCTGTTTTAGATACGAATATTCAAACCAATCTGATGATAATGCGTTGTGATGGTGGTGTTATGAGTATTAATGAGGTAAGACAACGCCCCATTTTAACCATGTTATCTGGATTAGCAGCTGGTGTAGCAGGAGCGTTAATGTATGAAAAAGTAAGTGATGGGATTTTCTTCGAAGTAGGCGGAACAAGTGTTGATATATCCGTGATAAAAAATGGAAAAGTTATGATTAAATATGCTCAAGTTGGTGGACATAAAACTTATTTAAGATCACTTGATGTTCGTACACTCGCTGTAGCTGGGGGCAGTATGATTCGGGTCAAGGAAAATAAAATTGTCGATGTAGGACCACGTAGTGCGCATATTGCAGGATTAGAATATGAATGCTTCTGTGATAAAGATAACTTAGCAAACCCGTCCATTACATTTGTATCTCCTCGAGAGGGGGATCCAAATGAATATGTAATTATCGAAAGTGCTTCTGGACACAAATATTCATATACATTGGCTGGCGCAGCTAACTTGTTAGGCTATGTTCCGAATGGAGATTATGCCTTTGCTAAGGAAGAAAGTAATAAAATCGCATGGGATACTCTAGGGGAATATTTAGGGATTACTGGTAAAGAAGCAGCTGAACAAGTACTGAAATTGGCTATAGATAAATTAGATCCAGTAATTAATCAATTAATTGATGAGTATGAAATGGATAGAAATTTTATTACATTAGTTGGGGGAGGCGGTTCCGGTGCCATTGTTGTACCTGCACTAGCTAAATACTTTAATTACAAATGGAAATTAGCGAAAAATGCTCCCTATATATCAACAATTGGTGTAGCTTTAGCAATGGTGCGGGAGCAAATTGAACGTTCTATCACAAATCCCGATGACCAAGATATTAAGAAAATACGTGCAGATGTAATGGAAAAAATTATTAAATCAGGTGCTAAGGAAGAGACTGTCGAAGTAAATATTGAAATCGACTCTCAAAGAAATATCGTTCGTGCTGTAGCTACAGGTGCTACAGAGCTTCGTCAAAAAAACCTAGGCGCTACAGATGTAACTGAAAATGATTTAAAGAGAATCACTTCTGAAGCAATGGGGATAGAACCAACAAATGTTAGGTATATTGCTAATGTAGGTCGTTGGAATTTGATGGATGCCATCGTTATTAAGAAAAGATTTTTCTTTAAGGCAAAACAGACTAATGTTTGTTTAATAGATAGAGAAGGTGTAATTCGATTCAAACATAGCAATGCTCATTATTTGAAATTCCAAAAGTCACAATCAGATACTGATTTCTTAACATTTATTGATGAGCATACAATTTATTCAGATGCAAATGCAACAATCCCAAAAGTTTTTCTTTTTTATAAAGAAAAAATGTTGGATTTAACAGGAATGCAAACGATAGAACAATTGACTTCGATTATGGAACTTGAAACGGAGAATCTGACTCCAAATGATGAAATCATTGCAGTTGCGTACAAATAG
- a CDS encoding FAD-dependent oxidoreductase, translating to MKINKVEKHYDVIVVGGGMSGVIAAIASARNGAKTLIIDQNGYFGGTLTANGVGPMMTFFAGDKQVILGIGEEMVSRLKRKGYSPGHVLDTTNYISYVTPFSAEGLKIVLDEMTTEAGADILFHSYLIDLKRSNNLIESILIANKDGITKFTSDVFIDATGDADLAVMADVPFQLGRETDNAMQPLTMNLKVYGVDTNELRRTVIEDPKKFPRLNRDLNVMKNTEILSFVGFDEEFNRAKKEGKLNIPREDILFFETSTPGEFILNTSRIINESGVSAEGLTRAEIIGRKQCEELYKFLVESIPGFKNAKVAYTGPSVGVRGTRQIKGLYTLTNQDVLENRHFKSTIAHSGYPIDIHNPKGEGTLSVHVSQSKEIAHNQFDKSVFDNYYRIPFEIMVTNEIDNLIVTGRCVSASFEAQAAIRTTPTMTALGQAAGTAAWIASKQKESVKAIDIKMLQETLISQGSYIEI from the coding sequence ATGAAAATAAATAAAGTTGAAAAACACTATGATGTAATCGTTGTAGGTGGAGGCATGTCCGGTGTAATAGCAGCAATTGCATCAGCTAGAAACGGTGCAAAAACGCTGATTATTGATCAAAATGGCTACTTTGGAGGGACGTTAACTGCAAATGGCGTTGGACCAATGATGACTTTCTTTGCAGGGGATAAACAGGTCATTCTTGGGATTGGAGAAGAAATGGTTTCTAGATTAAAGAGAAAAGGGTATTCTCCTGGTCATGTATTGGATACAACAAATTATATCTCCTATGTAACTCCTTTCTCTGCAGAAGGTTTAAAAATTGTACTCGATGAGATGACAACAGAGGCTGGCGCAGATATTTTATTTCATTCATATCTAATTGACTTAAAAAGAAGTAATAATTTAATAGAAAGTATTCTTATTGCAAATAAAGACGGAATTACAAAATTTACAAGTGATGTTTTTATTGATGCAACAGGTGATGCAGATTTAGCTGTAATGGCAGATGTGCCATTCCAATTAGGTAGAGAAACAGACAATGCCATGCAGCCTTTAACAATGAACCTAAAGGTATATGGGGTTGATACAAATGAATTAAGAAGGACAGTCATAGAAGACCCCAAGAAATTCCCTCGCTTAAATAGAGACTTAAATGTTATGAAAAATACTGAAATTCTCTCATTCGTTGGATTTGATGAAGAGTTTAATAGAGCTAAAAAAGAAGGAAAATTAAACATCCCACGTGAAGATATTCTTTTCTTTGAAACGAGCACACCTGGTGAATTTATATTAAATACGTCGAGGATCATTAACGAAAGTGGCGTTTCTGCGGAGGGGCTAACAAGAGCTGAAATTATAGGTAGAAAACAATGTGAAGAATTGTACAAATTCTTAGTTGAATCCATACCAGGATTTAAAAATGCAAAAGTGGCATACACAGGACCAAGTGTTGGTGTTCGTGGTACACGCCAGATCAAAGGATTGTATACCTTAACAAACCAAGATGTTCTTGAAAATAGACATTTCAAATCAACAATTGCGCATTCTGGTTACCCAATAGATATTCATAATCCTAAAGGAGAAGGAACACTTTCTGTTCATGTGAGTCAAAGTAAGGAAATTGCTCATAATCAGTTTGACAAAAGCGTTTTCGATAACTATTACAGAATTCCTTTTGAAATCATGGTTACAAATGAAATTGATAATTTAATAGTGACTGGACGTTGTGTTTCGGCCTCTTTTGAAGCACAAGCAGCTATACGAACAACACCTACAATGACAGCTTTAGGGCAAGCTGCTGGCACAGCTGCATGGATTGCTTCGAAGCAAAAAGAAAGTGTTAAGGCAATTGATATTAAAATGTTGCAAGAAACTCTAATCTCACAAGGAAGTTATATCGAAATTTAG
- a CDS encoding MazG nucleotide pyrophosphohydrolase domain-containing protein produces MNVTEFQQWVKDYYEGRGWSDLDIFIRIGFLAEETGEVARAIRALEIGRDRPDEVVGSYEENKQELTEELGDVLGNLIVIANKYNIPLEEVFQSHKKKLSDRYSKA; encoded by the coding sequence ATGAATGTAACGGAATTTCAGCAATGGGTAAAGGATTATTATGAAGGCAGAGGCTGGTCTGATCTAGACATATTTATTCGAATTGGCTTTTTAGCAGAAGAAACAGGTGAGGTAGCACGCGCTATAAGAGCTCTTGAAATTGGTAGAGACAGGCCAGATGAAGTAGTAGGCTCATATGAGGAAAATAAACAAGAGTTAACGGAAGAACTAGGTGATGTGCTGGGTAATTTAATAGTAATTGCCAACAAGTACAATATTCCACTAGAAGAAGTGTTTCAGTCACATAAAAAGAAACTATCTGATCGTTATTCAAAAGCTTAG
- a CDS encoding citrate transporter has translation MVTLQLIGILIVFFTMVGLMMTRKLPTILALPIMAIAISLIAGIQIISKDPEQFTLVKDVLEAGSMRMSTAISGLIFGSLFGKILSKVGITETIIKKAAEMAGDKALPIALSFLLVCSVIFAASNGLGMVILVGTIIIPIMISAGLSPMVSGMILLLANGIGVTFSVSTLAVYIDVLGLNLSEVTSYSWMVGIPLIVVSVLMVVYYIKFNGKRRKAWAMPTKKNKGGQVRSIALISPIVPVVLVFAFQVPLVASIIIGIIAALILSTPKNPIHVVSSAFVEGIQEVAGAAGLMIGIGFLLNAVMSAEVSAILQPAISLMIPKNQLMFILIFGLLSPLAIYRGPLNVWGLGSGILSLLVAGGMSPVAAMVALRLNSNVQAVCDPTNSHNVWVSDFTKTDVNEILKKTILWISISTFIGLVFASFFLY, from the coding sequence ATGGTAACCTTACAGTTAATTGGGATTTTAATAGTCTTCTTTACAATGGTTGGACTAATGATGACTAGGAAATTGCCGACAATCTTAGCTCTACCCATCATGGCAATTGCCATTTCATTAATTGCGGGCATACAGATCATTTCAAAAGATCCTGAACAATTTACTCTTGTAAAAGATGTATTAGAAGCAGGTTCAATGAGAATGTCCACAGCAATTTCAGGTTTAATCTTTGGTTCACTTTTTGGAAAAATCTTATCTAAAGTAGGTATAACCGAAACAATCATTAAAAAAGCTGCCGAAATGGCTGGTGATAAAGCCTTGCCTATCGCCCTATCTTTCCTTTTGGTATGTTCAGTAATCTTTGCCGCTAGTAACGGGTTAGGGATGGTTATCTTAGTAGGGACAATCATTATACCTATCATGATTTCCGCCGGTCTATCGCCGATGGTAAGTGGAATGATTCTATTATTAGCAAACGGTATTGGTGTAACCTTCTCAGTCTCTACTCTAGCAGTATATATTGATGTATTAGGATTAAATCTTAGTGAAGTTACTTCCTACTCGTGGATGGTAGGTATACCATTGATTGTTGTGTCCGTTCTAATGGTTGTCTATTATATTAAATTTAATGGGAAAAGACGTAAAGCTTGGGCGATGCCAACAAAGAAGAACAAGGGTGGACAAGTACGAAGTATTGCACTAATTTCACCAATTGTACCAGTTGTATTAGTTTTCGCATTCCAAGTTCCTTTAGTTGCATCAATTATTATTGGAATTATAGCAGCTCTAATATTAAGTACACCTAAGAATCCTATTCATGTAGTCAGCAGTGCGTTTGTTGAGGGTATTCAAGAAGTAGCCGGAGCGGCAGGACTAATGATTGGGATTGGATTCCTATTAAATGCAGTTATGTCTGCTGAAGTATCAGCAATTTTACAACCAGCAATTTCGTTAATGATTCCTAAAAATCAATTAATGTTCATCTTAATTTTTGGTTTACTTTCTCCGTTAGCCATTTATCGTGGGCCTTTAAACGTATGGGGATTAGGAAGTGGAATTCTTTCTCTTCTAGTTGCAGGTGGAATGAGTCCAGTTGCAGCAATGGTTGCACTACGTTTGAATAGTAACGTTCAAGCTGTTTGTGACCCAACTAACTCACACAATGTTTGGGTATCTGATTTTACTAAAACAGATGTGAATGAAATCTTAAAGAAAACGATCTTATGGATTTCGATTTCAACATTTATTGGCTTAGTATTCGCTTCATTCTTCTTGTACTAA
- a CDS encoding PTS sugar transporter subunit IIA, whose product MKYIKSKKTGSVLRWQYPFNCAGCISSKGIVTTLFKTKHAIGSTSDNGAEILIHIGMDTVQLEGKYFIAHVKQGGKVSAGDLLLEFDREKNREEGYNLITPVIITNSADVKQIDTTRERTVSEK is encoded by the coding sequence ATGAAATATATTAAGAGTAAAAAAACAGGCTCTGTCCTCCGTTGGCAATATCCCTTCAACTGTGCGGGCTGTATCTCCAGTAAAGGTATTGTTACGACTCTTTTCAAAACAAAGCATGCCATTGGAAGTACATCTGACAATGGGGCAGAAATCTTAATTCATATTGGAATGGATACAGTCCAGCTAGAAGGTAAATACTTCATAGCACATGTAAAACAAGGAGGTAAAGTGAGTGCTGGTGACTTGTTATTAGAATTTGATAGGGAAAAAAATAGAGAAGAAGGATACAATCTGATTACTCCTGTTATTATTACAAACAGTGCTGATGTTAAACAAATCGATACGACAAGGGAAAGGACAGTAAGTGAAAAGTAA
- the licT gene encoding BglG family transcription antiterminator LicT, translated as MKVIKVFNNNIISVINNQNKELMIMGRGIGFQVKPGDLVNKKKIEKIYTLDSKEVSEKFKTLLREVPIEVMEVCEEIILYAKTVYHKKLNDIIYVALTDHINFAIQRKKDGYEIKNALMWETKKLYKDEFAIGVEAIKMIKERLGIELPEDEAGFIALHILNAELNDDITNIMSITKVIQELLTIVKYHFKIDFDEESLNYFRFITHLKFFAQRMLTRTYMDNDDDDLFNIVKEKHPKAFSCSVKINDYLKKEYHYAPTNEELLYLTIHIERVCQR; from the coding sequence TTGAAAGTAATTAAAGTTTTCAATAACAATATTATTAGTGTCATCAATAATCAGAACAAAGAATTAATGATAATGGGAAGAGGAATTGGATTTCAGGTAAAACCTGGAGATCTGGTCAATAAGAAAAAAATTGAAAAAATTTATACACTAGACAGCAAAGAAGTGTCGGAAAAATTTAAAACCCTGCTTCGTGAAGTTCCGATTGAAGTAATGGAAGTATGTGAAGAGATCATCCTTTATGCGAAAACGGTATATCATAAGAAATTAAATGATATTATTTATGTTGCTTTGACCGACCATATTAATTTTGCGATCCAACGAAAAAAGGATGGCTATGAAATTAAAAATGCTCTCATGTGGGAAACGAAGAAATTATATAAAGATGAGTTTGCTATTGGGGTGGAGGCTATTAAGATGATAAAGGAAAGACTTGGGATTGAGCTTCCTGAGGATGAAGCTGGTTTTATAGCTCTTCATATTCTAAATGCAGAGTTGAATGATGATATCACCAATATTATGTCTATTACCAAAGTCATTCAAGAACTTTTAACGATTGTAAAATATCATTTTAAGATAGACTTTGATGAGGAGTCGTTAAATTATTTTCGTTTTATCACGCACCTAAAGTTTTTTGCCCAAAGAATGCTCACTCGCACTTATATGGATAATGATGATGATGATTTATTTAATATCGTAAAAGAAAAACATCCAAAAGCCTTTTCCTGTTCGGTAAAAATTAATGATTATCTTAAAAAAGAGTATCATTATGCACCAACCAATGAAGAACTGCTTTATTTAACGATTCATATTGAAAGAGTGTGTCAGCGTTAA
- a CDS encoding DUF1565 domain-containing protein, which translates to MKKGVVILLAIVVFAMILIYGFMHMTGQTEHKRIESKIKQGQGTGNQSIYVSPTGNDRNDGSKEHPFQTLKKATDKAVAGTTVYIREGIYKEPLTVKHSGKKELPIVFQAYDQEEVIISGVEMEEKEEETSLITIQNKNYVSIKGLIMEDLSTSLADETVMGIYIAGSSSHIVIENNVVRKISTMNEDGNAHGIAVYGTEGIKNIVIRNNVVQDLKLGASEALVLNGNIDGFIIEGNTVRNNDNIGIDLIGYEGTGKKDDFTRNGMIRNNIVYNNSSFGNPAYGDDYSAAGIYVDGGKNIKVKANTIYLNDLGIEATSEHRKKYADNIEITHNIVYENVYTGISIGGYDEERGGTTNTIIAKNILYQNDTKGLEGGQLLLQYDTKKNTIQQNIMTSSSSQLFIVNEFQKNVDNRLVKNIYHKEENKQGRWIWKEEEYTDFIDFKEASNSDKQSMYIDPKYKNPLKHDFDLKPNSPVYDILSE; encoded by the coding sequence TTGAAAAAGGGGGTAGTTATCCTATTAGCTATTGTTGTTTTTGCCATGATATTAATATATGGTTTTATGCATATGACAGGGCAAACGGAGCATAAAAGGATAGAATCAAAAATAAAACAAGGGCAGGGAACTGGAAACCAATCCATTTATGTTTCTCCAACAGGAAATGATCGAAATGATGGAAGTAAGGAACATCCCTTTCAAACATTAAAAAAGGCGACAGATAAAGCGGTAGCAGGAACAACTGTTTATATACGTGAGGGTATTTACAAAGAACCGCTCACGGTTAAACATAGCGGAAAAAAAGAACTTCCGATTGTCTTTCAAGCCTATGACCAAGAGGAAGTAATAATTAGCGGTGTGGAGATGGAAGAAAAAGAAGAGGAGACATCTCTCATAACCATTCAGAATAAAAATTATGTTTCTATTAAAGGATTAATAATGGAAGACTTATCTACTAGTCTTGCTGATGAAACAGTAATGGGAATATATATAGCAGGGTCAAGCAGTCATATTGTGATAGAGAACAATGTAGTAAGAAAAATCAGCACCATGAACGAGGATGGGAATGCACATGGAATAGCAGTTTATGGAACAGAGGGAATTAAGAATATTGTCATTCGCAATAATGTGGTCCAAGATTTAAAGCTTGGAGCAAGTGAAGCACTTGTCTTAAATGGTAATATAGACGGATTTATCATTGAAGGGAATACAGTTCGTAATAATGATAATATTGGCATTGATCTAATTGGATACGAAGGCACGGGAAAAAAGGATGACTTCACCCGTAATGGAATGATCAGAAATAATATAGTATATAATAATTCTTCATTTGGTAATCCCGCTTATGGAGATGATTATAGTGCAGCGGGGATATATGTAGATGGCGGCAAAAATATAAAAGTGAAAGCTAATACGATTTATCTTAATGACCTTGGGATTGAGGCAACATCTGAGCATCGAAAGAAGTATGCAGATAATATTGAGATTACCCACAACATAGTTTATGAAAATGTTTATACCGGTATATCTATTGGGGGATATGACGAAGAGCGTGGCGGTACTACCAACACTATTATTGCAAAAAATATTCTCTATCAAAATGATACAAAGGGGTTAGAGGGGGGACAGCTGCTTTTGCAATATGATACGAAAAAGAATACCATCCAACAAAATATTATGACAAGTAGTTCTTCACAGTTATTTATCGTTAATGAATTTCAAAAAAATGTAGATAATCGACTAGTGAAAAATATTTATCATAAAGAAGAGAACAAACAGGGAAGATGGATCTGGAAAGAAGAAGAATATACAGATTTTATAGATTTTAAAGAAGCCTCCAACAGTGATAAGCAATCCATGTATATTGATCCAAAATATAAGAATCCCTTAAAGCATGACTTTGACTTGAAACCAAATTCCCCTGTTTACGATATTTTGAGTGAATGA